One genomic window of Notamacropus eugenii isolate mMacEug1 chromosome 6, mMacEug1.pri_v2, whole genome shotgun sequence includes the following:
- the LOC140512406 gene encoding LOW QUALITY PROTEIN: bromodomain-containing protein 9-like (The sequence of the model RefSeq protein was modified relative to this genomic sequence to represent the inferred CDS: inserted 2 bases in 1 codon; substituted 1 base at 1 genomic stop codon), with the protein MRKKHKKHKTKWQSLYSNYVDKPLEKSLKLVLKVGGSEVTELSGSRHDSSYYDDRSDHERECHKEKKKKSEKEKEKLLDDEERRKIKKEKKRKXEKEHCDTEGETDEFDPGKKVEVALPPDRTTRASRTQAAENESSPIQQLLEHFLQQLKSKNPHGSFAFPAMDAIAPGYSIIIKHPMDFGTMKDKILANEYKSITEFKADFKLMCDNAMTYNRPDTVYYKLAKKLLHTAFKMMSKQAALLGNEDTAVEEPVPQVVPVRVETTKKSKKPRKEVISCTFEPERSACSLTDSTTEHVLALVEHAANKARDRINRYLLNSNMGYLEKNGDEALLYSVVNLSDPEAEDEQTHPLDLSSLSSKLLLDFTILGFKDERRNKVTFLTSSXVALSMQNISVFSDLKSGKMELLYSAYGDETGIHCALSLQKFMKDSGSYSKKIVDDLLGQITGRDHSKTIYQLKQGRNIPMKPPDEIKILPVIMDEHKLHPTCPDSSKQMMIGDSVGENNTSVLDFMSMKSYSDVSLDISMLSLLGKVKKELDYDDNHLNLDETTKLLQDLHEAQTDRVGSRSSSNLSSLSNTSERYQHHLGSPSHLSVGEQQDMVHDSYEFLQSPEPATSTNNQSDGYGFLRVYVILDLKNEVSKPSMHACPCPHKAFGNLKGIT; encoded by the exons ATGAGGAAGAAGCACAAGAAGCATAAGACCAAGTGGCAATCATTGTACAGCAATTATGTAGACAAACCCTTGGAGAAGTCATTGAAACTAGTCCTTAAAGTTGGAGGAAGTGAAGTTACTGAGCTCTCAGGATCAAGACACGATTCCAGTTATTATGATGACAGATCAGATCATGAACGAGAATgtcataaagaaaagaaaaagaagtctgaaaaggaaaaagaaaagctccttgatgatgaggaaaggaggaaaataaagaaggagaagaagaggaagtgaGAAAAGGAACATTGTGACACTGAGGGGGAGACTGATGAATTTGATCCAGGAAAGAAGGTGGAAGTTGCACTGCCACCAGATAGAACAACCAGAGCATCCAGAACTCAAGCAGCTGAAAATGAGAGCTCCCCTATCCAGCAATTGCTAGAGCATTTTCTTCAACAACTGAAAAGCAAAAATCCTCATGGGTCTTTTGCTTTTCCTGCCATGGATGCAATTGCTCCTGGATATTCCATAATAATAAAACATCCCATGGACTTTGGTACAATGAAAGACAAAATTTTAGCTAATGAGTACAAATCAATCACAGAGTTTAAGGCAGATTTCAAACTGATGTGTGATAATGCAATGACTTACAACAGGCCAGACACTGTATACTACAAATTAGCCAAGAAGCTACTCCACACAGCCTTTAAGATGATGAGCAAACAGGCAGCTCTTTTGGGCAATGAAGATACAGCTGTTGAGGAACCTGTCCCTCAAGTTGTTCCTGTCCGAGTAGAAACAaccaagaaatccaaaaagccaaggaaagAAGTTATTA GCTGCACATTTGAGCCAGAAAGAAGTGCTTGCAGCCTGACAGACAGTACAACAGAACACGTGTTAGCCTTGGTGGAACATGCTGCCAACAAAGCCCGGGACAGGATTAACAGATACCTCCTAAACAGCAATATGGGCTACCTAGAAAAGAATGGAGATGAGGCTTTACTGTACAGTGTGGTCAACCTGTCAGATCCTGAGGCAGAAGATGAACAGACTCATCCATTGGACTTGAGTTCCCTCTCAAGCAAATTGCTCCTTGATTTTACCATTTTAGGATtcaaagatgaaagaagaaacaaagttacaTTTCTTACAAGTTC GGTAGCACTTTCAATGCAAAATATTTCAGTATTCAGTGACCTAAAATCAGGTAAAATGGAACTGTTGTATTCAGCCTATGGAGATGAAACTGGTATACACTGTGCCTTAAGCCTACAGAAGTTTATGAAAGACTCTGGGAGTTACAGTAAGAAAATAGTGGATGATCTACTAGGTCAGATCACAGGTAGAGATCATTCCAAAACCATTTACCAACTGAAGCAGGGGAGGAATATTCCAATGAAGCCACCAGATGAAATTAAGATCCTACCTGTTATAATGGATGAGCACAAATTGCACCCTACCTGTCCAGATTCCTCCAAACAAATGATGATTGGTGATTCagttggagaaaataacacctctgtATTGGACTTTATGTCCATGAAGTCATATTCTGATGTCTCACTTGACATTTCCATGCTCAGTTTACTGGGGAAAGTGAAGAAGGAGCTTGACTATGATGATAACCATTTAAACTTAGATGAAACAACTAAACTCTTGCAAGATCTTCATGAAGCCCAGACAGATAGGGTGGGCTCTAGGTCGTCTTCCAACCTCAGCTCTCTTTCTAACACTTCAGAAAGATACCAGCATCACCTGGGAAGCCCTTCTCATCTTAGTGTTGGAGAACAACAAGACATGGTTCACGACTCTTATGAATTCCTTCAGTCTCCAGAACCTGCAACCTCTACTAATAATCAATCTGATGGATATGGATTTTTGAGGG TCTATGTTATTTTGgatctgaaaaatgaagtttCTAAACCTTCTATGCACGCCTGCCCTTGTCCTCACAAGGCATTTGGAAACCTAAAGGGAATAACTTGA